In Romboutsia lituseburensis, a genomic segment contains:
- the ord gene encoding 2,4-diaminopentanoate dehydrogenase: MRNVKVGIWGFGAMGSGMAKMLLKKKGIDIVGVCDMHPERVNKSMYEVLGCERGERPDVIINSDANVVFTEECADVVLLATDSFTKGAFDKIKHVLERKINVISTAEEMAYPQAQELELAKELDKIAKENGVSVLGTGINPGFVLDLLILALTGTCEEVDYIKAARVNDLSPFGTAVMVEQGVGVTKEVFEKGVEDGSIAGHVGFPESIRMITDGIGWNLEKIDQTREPIMSNVYRKSEYAEVQAGNVAGCRQCGYGYVDGQMKVEMEHPQQILPHLEGLSTGDYVSIKGTPNIDLQITPEIPGGIGTIAMCVNSIPHVINAIPGLKTMLDIPVPRAIMGDVRELVQLKESVEA, encoded by the coding sequence ATGAGAAATGTTAAAGTTGGAATTTGGGGATTTGGAGCAATGGGTAGTGGAATGGCAAAAATGCTTCTTAAGAAAAAAGGGATAGATATAGTAGGAGTATGTGATATGCATCCTGAAAGAGTAAACAAAAGTATGTATGAAGTTTTAGGTTGTGAAAGAGGAGAGAGACCAGACGTTATAATAAATTCTGATGCAAATGTAGTATTCACAGAAGAATGTGCAGACGTAGTATTACTTGCAACAGATTCTTTTACAAAAGGAGCATTTGATAAAATAAAACATGTTTTAGAAAGAAAAATAAATGTTATATCAACTGCTGAAGAAATGGCATATCCACAAGCTCAAGAACTAGAATTAGCTAAAGAGTTAGATAAAATAGCTAAGGAAAATGGAGTATCAGTTTTAGGAACAGGAATAAATCCTGGATTTGTACTTGATTTATTAATACTTGCACTAACTGGAACTTGTGAAGAAGTAGATTACATAAAGGCTGCTAGAGTAAATGATTTATCTCCATTTGGAACTGCTGTTATGGTAGAACAAGGGGTAGGTGTTACTAAAGAAGTATTTGAAAAAGGGGTAGAAGATGGATCAATAGCAGGTCATGTAGGATTCCCTGAATCTATAAGAATGATAACTGATGGAATAGGATGGAATTTAGAAAAAATAGATCAAACTAGAGAACCAATAATGAGTAATGTATATAGAAAAAGTGAATATGCAGAAGTTCAAGCAGGAAATGTAGCTGGATGTAGACAATGCGGATATGGATATGTAGATGGTCAAATGAAAGTAGAAATGGAGCATCCACAACAAATATTACCTCACTTAGAAGGTTTATCTACAGGAGATTATGTAAGTATAAAAGGAACTCCAAATATAGATTTACAAATAACTCCAGAAATACCAGGTGGTATAGGAACAATAGCTATGTGTGTAAATTCTATACCACATGTAATAAATGCAATACCAGGTCTTAAAACAATGTTAGATATACCAGTTCCAAGAGCTATAATGGGAGATGTACGTGAGTTAGTACAATTAAAAGAAAGTGTAGAAGCATAA
- the ortA gene encoding 2-amino-4-oxopentanoate thiolase subunit OrtA has protein sequence MDAKRGDWVIIHNIVLNPSQRAPQVPEDTKAHPLEMWVKGFIDNDANIGDLVKVNTITGRCAVGNLLKVNPYYTHDYGKCIPELLQIGIQARDILFGGESND, from the coding sequence ATGGATGCTAAACGTGGTGATTGGGTTATAATTCACAATATTGTACTTAATCCTAGTCAAAGAGCTCCACAAGTTCCAGAGGATACAAAAGCTCATCCTTTAGAAATGTGGGTTAAGGGATTTATAGATAATGATGCCAATATAGGGGATTTAGTAAAAGTAAATACTATAACAGGAAGATGTGCAGTAGGAAATTTATTAAAAGTAAACCCTTATTATACACATGACTATGGAAAGTGTATACCAGAACTACTTCAAATAGGAATTCAAGCAAGAGATATACTATTTGGAGGTGAATCAAATGATTAA
- a CDS encoding RelA/SpoT domain-containing protein → MLRKEEFLIKHNISNEYLVENNISWDNLAEIYSDFNKYRKSYETQADLIANILRGHHKVHSVKTRVKDAEHLIEKVIRKTEDRRKKYGEDFQFTVDNYKEEITDLLGIRVIHIFKEDWEEIHDFITLMWNVIEIVANIREGDNTKKLEELGIEVCSRLSGYRSVHYLIESYPTTKKVISEIQVRTIFEEGYGEIDHQLRYSLNEIPEILEQNLMLLNRIAGSSDEMASLINMLSKSFEEINLKHNRSVNIKDQKILNLKNRIKNSKTLNEYDKSELVKEIEDILKK, encoded by the coding sequence ATGCTTAGAAAAGAGGAATTTTTAATAAAGCACAATATTAGTAATGAATATTTAGTAGAAAATAATATAAGTTGGGATAATTTAGCTGAAATATATAGTGATTTTAATAAATATAGAAAAAGTTATGAAACACAAGCTGACTTAATAGCCAATATACTTAGAGGACATCATAAAGTTCATTCAGTTAAAACTAGAGTTAAAGATGCTGAACATTTAATTGAGAAGGTAATAAGAAAGACCGAAGACAGAAGAAAAAAATATGGTGAGGATTTTCAGTTCACAGTAGATAATTATAAAGAAGAAATTACTGATTTATTAGGAATAAGAGTAATACATATATTTAAAGAAGATTGGGAAGAAATACATGATTTTATAACTTTAATGTGGAATGTAATAGAAATTGTTGCAAACATAAGAGAAGGAGACAATACAAAAAAATTAGAGGAGCTTGGAATAGAAGTGTGTTCTAGATTATCTGGTTATAGATCTGTACATTATTTAATTGAATCTTATCCAACAACTAAGAAAGTAATATCGGAAATTCAAGTAAGAACAATTTTTGAAGAGGGATATGGAGAAATTGATCATCAACTTAGATATTCGTTAAATGAAATCCCTGAAATACTTGAACAAAATTTAATGTTGTTAAATCGTATAGCTGGAAGTTCAGATGAAATGGCATCTCTTATAAATATGTTGAGTAAAAGCTTTGAAGAAATAAATTTAAAACACAATAGAAGTGTAAATATAAAGGATCAAAAGATTTTAAATCTAAAAAATAGAATTAAAAACAGCAAAACATTAAATGAATATGATAAAAGTGAATTAGTAAAAGAAATTGAAGATATATTAAAAAAGTAA
- a CDS encoding ornithine aminomutase subunit alpha → MKKRLDDFQERRTHLANLSDEELKNRFWQLAEEIVTPMLELGKKNTSPSIERSVLLRMGFSSLEAKEIVNGVLENNLISKGAGHVVYKLAREKQISIREAGLMLVNGKCWDEVVNLFAKEGVSC, encoded by the coding sequence ATGAAAAAAAGATTAGATGATTTTCAAGAACGAAGAACTCACTTAGCTAATTTGAGTGATGAAGAATTAAAGAATAGATTTTGGCAGTTAGCAGAAGAAATAGTTACTCCAATGCTAGAGCTTGGGAAGAAAAATACAAGTCCATCAATAGAAAGATCTGTTCTTTTAAGAATGGGATTCTCTTCGCTTGAAGCTAAGGAAATAGTAAATGGTGTACTTGAAAACAATCTTATAAGTAAAGGTGCAGGCCATGTTGTATATAAATTAGCAAGAGAAAAACAGATAAGTATAAGAGAAGCAGGACTTATGTTAGTGAATGGAAAATGCTGGGATGAAGTAGTTAATTTATTTGCTAAGGAGGGTGTATCATGCTAA
- a CDS encoding sigma-54 interaction domain-containing protein: protein MKEEIYSDVIEKIIESIDEGIHFINKDGKTIIYNDAMAKLEQMDKHDVLNKPFIDVLQSMEIKNSTLLKVLKNKKSIKDNVQKYLNKDGKEITTINTTVPIIVKDNLLGVLEISKDMTQIQTLSEQILKMKEVKDNKIVNHEKLGYNFDDIIGESDAIKKSLTISKKASKSDATVLIYGETGTGKELISQSIHYDSKRKEQPFIAQNCAALPESLLEGILFGTVKGGFTGAVDRPGLFEQANKGTILLDEINSMPLQLQAKLLRVLQEGYVRRVGGTKDIPVDVRVIATTNENPMDILNEGKIRKDLYYRLNVIYIEIPPLRARGNDIILLANKFIEKYNKKLDKNIKYISDTGIKVLRNHYWQGNVRELENTIYSSMSMMDDENILTNEMVNINEYKNNIAENVYVVDVDAKPLDWVVADIEERYINEALDKTNDNVTKAAAILGLCRQNLQYKMKKYNIKKNK, encoded by the coding sequence ATGAAAGAAGAAATATATAGTGACGTAATTGAAAAAATAATAGAAAGCATTGATGAGGGAATACACTTTATAAATAAAGATGGAAAAACTATTATTTACAATGATGCCATGGCTAAACTAGAACAAATGGATAAACATGATGTATTAAATAAACCATTTATAGATGTATTGCAAAGTATGGAGATAAAAAACAGCACATTATTGAAAGTATTAAAAAATAAAAAATCTATAAAAGATAATGTACAGAAATATTTAAATAAAGATGGAAAAGAAATTACAACTATAAATACTACAGTACCTATAATTGTAAAAGATAATCTTTTAGGTGTATTGGAGATATCAAAGGATATGACACAAATTCAAACACTATCTGAACAAATTTTAAAAATGAAAGAAGTTAAAGATAATAAAATAGTAAACCATGAAAAATTAGGATATAACTTTGATGATATAATAGGTGAAAGTGATGCTATAAAGAAATCATTAACAATTTCTAAAAAGGCATCTAAAAGTGATGCAACTGTTTTGATTTATGGAGAAACGGGAACGGGTAAAGAATTAATAAGCCAGTCTATACATTATGATAGTAAAAGGAAAGAACAACCATTTATAGCACAAAATTGCGCTGCACTTCCTGAAAGTTTGTTAGAAGGTATATTATTTGGAACTGTAAAGGGAGGATTTACAGGCGCTGTAGATAGGCCTGGTTTGTTTGAACAAGCAAATAAAGGTACTATATTATTAGATGAAATAAACTCTATGCCTCTTCAACTTCAAGCAAAATTACTTAGAGTTTTACAAGAAGGTTATGTAAGAAGAGTTGGAGGGACTAAAGATATTCCTGTAGACGTAAGAGTTATAGCAACAACAAATGAAAATCCTATGGATATTTTAAATGAAGGAAAAATAAGAAAAGATTTATATTATAGATTAAATGTCATTTATATAGAGATACCTCCTTTAAGAGCAAGAGGAAATGACATAATACTTTTAGCAAATAAATTTATTGAAAAATATAATAAAAAGTTGGATAAAAATATTAAGTATATTTCAGACACAGGAATAAAAGTGCTCAGAAATCATTACTGGCAAGGTAATGTCAGAGAGTTAGAGAATACAATATATTCAAGTATGAGTATGATGGATGATGAAAATATTTTAACCAATGAGATGGTAAATATAAATGAATATAAAAATAATATTGCTGAAAATGTATATGTAGTTGATGTTGATGCTAAACCTCTTGATTGGGTAGTAGCTGATATAGAAGAACGATACATAAATGAAGCATTAGATAAAACTAATGATAATGTAACTAAGGCAGCTGCTATATTAGGGTTATGCAGACAAAATTTACAATATAAAATGAAAAAATATAATATAAAAAAAAATAAGTAA
- the ortB gene encoding 2-amino-4-oxopentanoate thiolase subunit OrtB, producing the protein MIKDKSYSGVMSRKNEIMKNAIGIDYSIFENEGVSFDYEKMMRETGYSLDEIEKIQSNYAVGNTPIIELKNITKLARKVALKGKGARIFIKDEAANASGSFKARRAATAVYHAKKMGYKGVIAATSGNYGAAVASQAAMQGLKCIIVQECYDSRGIGQPEIIEKARKCEAYGAEVVQLTVGPELFYTFLLMLEETGYFNASLYSPFGIAGVETLGYEIAMQCRERLGKDPDIVVCTNAGGGNLTGTARGLIKAGATDTKVVGASVNLKGLHMASDNQFNKKSFTTGHTGFGIPFCTWPDRSDVPRSAARPLRYMDRYVTVNQGEVFYMTELLAQLEGLERGPAGNTSLTAAFSLAQELDEDQIIIVQETEYTGAGKHINPQLTFARENGIEIKFGNPQDEICGENLILPSHPSLIKSKDINIDKIRKSYIKNAIENNNVSSLSDEDISFLAKDCKCSEEFVKEVEKELLSVKSC; encoded by the coding sequence ATGATTAAAGATAAAAGCTATAGTGGTGTAATGAGTAGAAAAAATGAAATAATGAAAAATGCTATAGGAATAGACTACTCTATATTTGAAAATGAAGGAGTTTCTTTTGATTATGAAAAGATGATGAGAGAAACTGGATATTCATTAGACGAAATTGAAAAAATTCAATCAAATTATGCAGTAGGTAATACTCCTATAATAGAACTTAAAAATATAACTAAGTTAGCTAGAAAAGTAGCTCTAAAAGGCAAAGGAGCTAGAATATTTATAAAAGATGAAGCAGCGAATGCTTCAGGAAGTTTTAAAGCAAGAAGAGCTGCAACTGCAGTTTATCATGCTAAAAAAATGGGATATAAAGGTGTAATAGCAGCAACTAGTGGAAATTATGGTGCAGCAGTTGCATCACAAGCTGCTATGCAAGGATTAAAGTGTATAATAGTTCAAGAATGTTATGATAGCAGAGGTATAGGCCAACCTGAAATTATAGAAAAAGCAAGAAAATGTGAAGCTTATGGTGCAGAAGTTGTTCAATTAACAGTAGGACCAGAGTTATTTTATACGTTCTTACTTATGTTAGAAGAGACAGGTTATTTTAATGCATCATTATATTCTCCATTTGGAATAGCTGGAGTTGAAACATTAGGATATGAAATAGCTATGCAGTGTAGAGAACGATTAGGTAAAGATCCAGATATAGTAGTTTGTACAAATGCAGGTGGAGGAAATTTAACAGGAACTGCAAGAGGTTTAATAAAAGCAGGTGCAACTGACACTAAAGTAGTTGGTGCAAGTGTCAATTTAAAAGGACTTCACATGGCAAGTGACAATCAATTCAATAAAAAATCATTTACAACAGGTCATACAGGATTTGGAATACCATTTTGCACTTGGCCTGATAGATCTGATGTACCAAGATCAGCAGCAAGACCGCTTCGATATATGGATAGATATGTAACAGTTAATCAAGGCGAAGTATTTTATATGACAGAGCTTCTTGCTCAATTAGAAGGATTGGAAAGAGGACCTGCAGGAAACACTTCACTTACTGCTGCATTTAGTTTGGCTCAAGAGTTAGATGAAGATCAAATAATAATAGTTCAAGAAACTGAGTATACAGGTGCTGGAAAGCATATAAATCCACAACTTACATTTGCTCGTGAAAATGGCATAGAAATTAAGTTTGGAAATCCACAAGATGAAATATGTGGAGAGAATTTAATATTGCCATCACATCCAAGTTTAATAAAATCAAAAGATATAAATATTGATAAGATAAGAAAATCATATATAAAAAATGCTATAGAAAACAATAATGTATCTTCATTAAGTGATGAAGATATAAGCTTCTTAGCTAAAGATTGTAAATGTAGTGAAGAATTTGTAAAAGAAGTAGAAAAAGAGTTATTGTCTGTAAAGTCTTGTTAG
- a CDS encoding DEAD/DEAH box helicase: MSKENNTFREFNLDKEILKALNNLEYKIPSDVQIKTIPQLINKKDVIVKSKTGSGKTASFAIPICENINIEDNNVQALVIVPTRELALQVKEEISNIGRLKKVRCCAIFGKQSIKEQISSLKQRVHVVVATPGRIIDHIKRETINIKNLKYLIIDEADKMLNKGFIEQIDTIFENLPKQKTVGLFSATIDKEIEYVCEKYMKDALIIAVEEAEAINKKQIDENLIKVDENEKYNTLKDIIYSENPKTVIIFANTREKVNKIYNQMKRDKFLVRELHGDMSQDKRIYVIKDFKENKFNILVSSDVAARGIHIENISLVINYDIPRDKENYIHRIGRTGRKDKFGKSISIVTTKDEKYINEIQDYIGYEIKEIKKIDENDIVNGKLNFENSQIKILKNKRNKDINKKSHSEVTRIYLNAGKKKKIRVLDIVGAISNLKGISVDDIGVIEVSDLCSYVDILNHKGEQLLKNYKQINIKKKLVKIKRDNQNV, encoded by the coding sequence ATGAGTAAAGAAAATAATACATTTAGAGAATTTAATTTAGATAAAGAAATATTAAAAGCATTAAATAACTTAGAATATAAAATACCTTCCGATGTTCAAATAAAAACCATACCTCAGTTAATAAATAAAAAAGATGTAATTGTAAAATCAAAAACAGGTAGTGGAAAAACAGCAAGTTTTGCAATCCCAATATGTGAAAATATAAATATTGAAGATAACAATGTGCAAGCATTAGTAATAGTGCCAACAAGAGAGCTAGCACTTCAAGTAAAGGAAGAAATATCAAATATAGGAAGATTAAAAAAAGTAAGATGCTGTGCCATATTTGGTAAACAATCTATTAAGGAACAAATATCAAGCTTAAAACAACGTGTTCACGTAGTAGTAGCTACCCCTGGTAGAATTATAGATCATATAAAACGAGAAACTATTAATATAAAAAATTTAAAATATTTAATAATAGATGAAGCAGATAAAATGCTAAATAAAGGATTTATAGAACAAATTGATACTATATTTGAAAATTTACCAAAGCAAAAAACAGTAGGATTATTTTCAGCTACAATTGATAAAGAGATAGAATATGTATGTGAAAAATATATGAAGGATGCTTTAATTATAGCTGTAGAAGAAGCTGAGGCAATTAATAAAAAGCAAATAGATGAAAATTTGATAAAAGTAGATGAAAATGAAAAATATAATACTTTAAAGGATATTATTTATAGTGAAAATCCTAAAACTGTAATAATATTTGCAAATACAAGAGAAAAAGTTAATAAAATTTATAATCAGATGAAAAGAGATAAATTTTTAGTAAGAGAACTTCATGGGGATATGTCACAAGATAAAAGAATATATGTTATAAAAGATTTTAAAGAAAATAAATTTAATATATTAGTTAGTAGTGATGTTGCTGCGAGAGGAATACATATTGAAAACATTTCCTTGGTAATAAATTATGACATACCTAGAGATAAAGAAAACTATATACATAGAATCGGAAGAACAGGAAGAAAAGATAAATTTGGGAAATCAATAAGTATAGTAACTACTAAAGATGAAAAATATATAAATGAGATACAAGATTATATAGGTTATGAAATAAAGGAAATAAAAAAAATAGATGAAAATGATATTGTAAATGGGAAATTAAATTTTGAGAATAGTCAAATTAAAATATTAAAAAATAAAAGAAATAAAGATATTAATAAAAAGTCACATAGTGAAGTTACTAGAATATACTTAAATGCAGGAAAGAAAAAGAAAATAAGAGTTTTAGATATAGTAGGGGCAATAAGTAATTTAAAAGGAATAAGTGTAGATGATATAGGTGTAATAGAAGTATCTGATTTATGCTCATATGTAGATATTTTAAATCATAAAGGAGAACAACTTCTAAAAAATTATAAACAAATTAATATAAAGAAGAAACTTGTAAAGATAAAAAGAGACAATCAAAATGTATAA
- a CDS encoding sensor histidine kinase, with product MKKGKIKLFIIIFISFLFAFVPKTSNAEERKDILFISSYSPKFISFNDQLNGMAKGLDERYDVSIEYLDVKKFRGKDLEENFHNYLKLKFENYEKFDAVILGDDAALNFALKYKDSLFKDMPAVFFGATDEDNIKLAKQKNISGIIEYASIYETVDFIGKIYGGHKNLILLTGDKSIYNKEITDFYKLKDKYKNFDFSYMPIPNKVNDQFLDKLSKIDNMNDVVLFVYPYRDSIQSPLSVKEAIEVVKNNISAPVFTTLNYDIMDDIVKGTNIIGGKVINHQNQALLASNLLDNILTTNTNECKIIYPKDSNLWMFNYNNLKHNNIYEGNIPSNSIVLNKPIPFWDKYKDLLYPVIFVFAGLILILLALISHTFKTVKHKNELRKAMKIAEDANISKSSFIATISHELRTPVAVITSANQLLKILLTKDGIDNQIPYKTMESIDSNLDIINQNSNRLLRLINNVIDVAKIDSGFVCLKPQKVNIINLVEESVLSVIPYANSKELEIVFDTNTEELDMVVDPEKIERIVLNLLSNAIKFSRPKCVILTTIIANEQYFEFRVDDNGIGIEEENLIKIFDKFMQIDNGLTRQNEGSGIGLSIVQSFVKLHEGTIDVKSEVNIGTSFIIKLPVNSDLSTKSYRDIPSLDSNTDIELSDIFK from the coding sequence ATGAAAAAGGGAAAAATAAAATTATTTATTATAATTTTTATTTCTTTCTTATTTGCTTTTGTTCCTAAAACTTCAAATGCAGAAGAAAGAAAAGATATTTTATTCATCAGCTCTTATTCTCCTAAGTTTATAAGTTTCAATGATCAACTTAACGGAATGGCTAAGGGTTTAGATGAGCGATATGATGTAAGTATTGAATACTTAGATGTAAAAAAGTTTAGAGGAAAGGATCTTGAAGAAAATTTTCATAATTATCTAAAGTTAAAATTTGAAAACTACGAAAAATTTGATGCAGTAATATTAGGGGATGATGCTGCATTAAATTTTGCATTAAAGTATAAAGATAGCTTATTTAAAGATATGCCTGCTGTTTTTTTTGGTGCAACAGATGAAGATAATATAAAATTAGCTAAACAAAAAAATATATCTGGAATTATTGAATATGCGTCCATATATGAAACAGTTGATTTTATTGGAAAAATTTATGGCGGGCATAAAAACTTAATATTGTTAACTGGTGATAAATCTATTTACAATAAAGAAATTACAGATTTTTATAAGCTTAAAGACAAATATAAAAACTTTGATTTTAGCTATATGCCGATTCCCAATAAAGTAAATGATCAATTTTTAGATAAACTATCTAAAATAGATAATATGAATGATGTGGTTTTATTTGTTTATCCTTATAGAGATAGTATTCAAAGTCCATTGTCTGTTAAAGAGGCTATAGAAGTTGTCAAAAACAATATTTCTGCTCCAGTATTTACGACACTTAACTATGATATTATGGATGATATTGTTAAAGGAACTAATATCATCGGTGGTAAAGTTATAAATCACCAAAATCAAGCTTTACTAGCATCTAATTTATTAGACAATATACTAACAACTAATACAAATGAATGTAAAATTATATACCCTAAAGATTCTAATCTTTGGATGTTTAATTATAATAATTTAAAGCATAATAATATATATGAAGGAAATATTCCTTCTAATTCTATTGTATTAAATAAACCAATACCATTTTGGGATAAATACAAAGACTTATTATACCCTGTTATTTTTGTTTTCGCGGGACTTATATTAATTTTATTAGCACTAATTTCACATACATTTAAAACAGTAAAACATAAGAATGAATTGAGAAAGGCTATGAAAATAGCTGAAGATGCAAATATATCTAAAAGTAGCTTCATAGCTACTATTAGTCATGAACTTAGAACACCTGTAGCTGTTATAACTTCTGCCAATCAGTTATTAAAAATACTATTAACAAAAGACGGTATAGATAATCAAATACCTTATAAAACTATGGAAAGTATTGATTCAAATTTAGATATAATTAATCAAAATTCAAATAGATTGCTTAGACTTATTAATAATGTTATAGATGTAGCTAAGATAGATTCTGGATTTGTATGCTTAAAACCACAAAAAGTTAATATAATAAATTTAGTTGAAGAATCTGTTCTCTCGGTTATACCATATGCAAATTCGAAAGAGTTAGAAATTGTATTTGATACAAATACAGAAGAATTAGATATGGTTGTAGATCCAGAAAAAATAGAACGAATAGTTTTAAATCTACTTTCTAATGCTATAAAGTTTTCAAGGCCAAAATGTGTTATTCTTACAACTATAATTGCAAATGAACAATATTTTGAATTTAGAGTTGATGATAATGGTATTGGAATAGAGGAAGAAAATTTAATTAAAATATTTGATAAATTTATGCAAATAGATAATGGTCTAACTAGACAAAATGAGGGAAGCGGAATTGGTTTATCTATAGTTCAATCCTTTGTAAAATTACATGAAGGAACTATAGATGTAAAGTCTGAGGTAAATATAGGAACTTCATTTATTATTAAGTTGCCAGTAAACTCTGATTTATCTACTAAATCTTATAGAGACATACCTTCTTTAGATAGTAACACAGATATAGAATTGTCAGACATTTTTAAATAA